The DNA segment AAGCACACGCAACCCCCAGAGGAACGACGTGCCGGATCGCGCGACGACGCTGTTGACGTGAGCCCTCGGCTCAACCCCATCGACGGGCGCGTCGACGTGGGTCGGCGGATCACGGGAGGCGCTGTTCACGTCGAGGGATCTCCTCGCACGGGTAACTCCGGAACCACTCCCGAACAACTTGCCGCGCACGCGCGACGATCGGTTGCAAGCTGGTACGGAACGCCGGTCTCCCCTGCCCAAGCGTCAGTCAAGTGCCCGAAGTTCGAGCACGGTTCGAATGTTAGCTGACTTCCCGGCGGCCGCGCAGCATCCGCGCCGCCGCGGGATCCGCGGACAACGTGCGTCGCGGATGACCATCGTCATGTCTTCAAGACGCCTAATCGACGGATGACGGCCGCGTGGCAGCGGCGCTGAGCCAGCGAGGGAATCTCTGGTAGACGGCGTGGCTGACTCCGAGCACGCCGCAGCCGACGAACTGGGCTTTCGTGAGTACGACGCGCTCCGCCAGGGGATCGCGTTTCCGTAGCTCGAGACTCAGTTTTTTTGCGATGGCAACGATGGTTGCGGTCTCCATTGCAAACCGGACGTCACGGAGCTGAGACGGAAGGCGATCGGCAAGCACGAGCAATTGATCGGTCGCATCGAGACAGCGATCCAGCACGCCTTTCAGGGCCTCCGTCGCCCGACGGTCGGCCAGTGCCGACACATCGACATTTGCTGCCGTCATCCAGTCCTGCGGAATGTAGACTCGGTTCAGGTTCCGGTAGTCGTCGCCACAGTCCTGCAGGTGGTTGATGACTTGCAGGGCGTTGCACAGCGCATCCGAAGCCGGATACGTAGAAGAAGATTCGTGATGGAGGTCGACGAGATAGCGTCCTACCGGCGCTGCTGATCTATTGCAGTAGTCGATCAGATCGTCCCAGTCGTCGTAGCGCGACTTGACCGCATCCTGCTTGAACGCGCTGATCAGATCCAGGCAGTGCTGATGCGTCACCTGCGTCGCCGAGAGGCTTCGGCGGATGTCGTGAGCCTTTTGAAGTGCCGGGTTGCTGGTGTTGGCGCCACACAGTGCGTCGGCAAATCCATCCAGTCGTCTGATCTTGTCGTCCGGCTTCAGATCCGGATTGTCGGCGACATCGTCGATAGCCCGGGCGTACGCGTAGAACGTTGCAATGTGCGGCCGGAGTCGCGGCGGCAGCAGCCAGGAACCGACGGGAAAATTCTCGTCCCCAGCGGTCTTTCCGGACGGAGTTTCCATGTGGCCCGCCTTTTCTCCGTCAGCCAAGTTAGGGCGCACCGCCCTCGTTCCATGGCTGTCTCGAAGGTAACTCCCGAACCAGAGGTCGGTAGCCCGATGTCAGCCGGGTCGACGACCGACGCAACTCCCGGCCGACGAGCGTACGGTACCTCGACTGCAACTGACCGCGCCACTGGCGCGAAGGGGGCGGCGGCCGCGGATTGATCCACCGACCGGCAAGCAGCCTTGGCGCTGCGTTACCGGTCGACGCGGCCTCGGATCCGGAAACCGCCTTGCCCGCAACCGGCTATGTTCGGCGAACACGCAGACGGCCTCCCCCCGTCGGACGGCATTCGTCCCTGCGCATGAGAACTTCGGCACCTCGCCGTCTAGTGGTCGCGCGTCAGCACGAAGACAGCGACCGAGCGGAGACGGTCGGCACGTGGACCGAAGCAGTCCAGATGCGCCAACGCTGCTTCGGACGTTCGGCGTGCCTCCCGACGCGCCCCTTCCACACCGAGCAGGGAGACCAGCGTGGCCTTGCCCGCAGCCGCGTCTTTCGCCGCTCGTTTACCCAGGCTCGCTTCATCGCCTTCGACATCCAGTAAGTCGTCCTTCATCTGAAAAGCGAGTCCGAGATCCGAACCAAAGCCCCGCAGCGCCTGGCGGGCACGATCGTCAGCCTGCCCCAAGATGGCGCCGGCCATCGCCGAGAACGTCAGCAGCGCACCGGTCTTCAGTCTCATGATGTCGAAGACGGCGTCCACGCCGACCGTGGCATGCTCGCTTTCGAGGTCCATCATCTGACCACCGACCATGCCCCTTCCGCCCGCACAATCCGCGAGGGAAGCGACCAAGGCAGCACGGACCTGGCCATCGGAGTGGGTTTCAGGTTCCGCCAGAGTCTGAAACGCCAAGGTCAGCAGGGCGTCCCCGGCCAAAATGGCCGTCGCCTCATCGAACGCGCGGTGGCAGGTCGCCCGGCCCCGCCGCAAGTCGTCGTCGTCCATGGCCGGGAGATCATCGTGAACCAGCGAATATGCGTGAATCATTTCCACTGCGGCCCCGGTCCGGAGGCTCGCGGTCTGGGATACCTCGAAAATACCGGCGGAAGCATCGACGATATACGGACGAAGGTACTTCCCACCGCCCAACAACGCGTAACGCATGGCCTGATAAAGGCGCTCAGCGTTGCCCGAGGCGGACACCAGGCTGTCAAGAACTGCCTCAAGTTGCTCGCCAAACGCAGCGAGCATGCCTGCCATCTCCTGTGCGGGCGGCGCAGCTGGACTGGACGCGATACCGCTAGCCATACGTTGTACCGCCCGGATCTGCAGTCGAAGCGGTCCCAGTGCCTCGTATCGAACGGAACATGCCGGCCAGCCGCTGCTCCGGCATTGCACCTTCAGGAAAGCCCGCGGTGAGCGGCGACGCCGGCATATCGGTTCGGGTCATGTTATCGCAATAGGCCTGCGGGACCCTTGACGTTGAGGTAAACTGCGATCCGGATTTATCGCGGCACGAGTTGGCGGTATGGATATCTAACTTGAAGTGCGCGCCCTTGCATGACGTAGACTGATAGCGCCCCAAGCATGTTGTCTGCTTGCTGATCAATGGGGTTCGCACTTGACTATTGCCTGTCAACACTTCTGAAGCAAGTACTTGACAATTACCGGCAAGTCAACAGTTACACAGCGTTGCCGGCCCCGAGGTATCATGTCAACGTATCTGGCGGTCCCGTGCGGTAACGGGCTGCTGAACGGCCGCGATGACCAGGGGACGGGCGTTGTGCCGATTTGCGGTCAGGACTGTGCGAAACGGGAAATCATGATCTGTGCGATCGAAGGGTCGTGCCATCGGAAACCGACCTGAAATAGGTTGGCCCCGCAGCCAACGTTCAGAAGCTGTAACTGAGGTTGAGGCCCACGAAGCTATCGTTTTCGAGACCATGTTGTAGGAAATCCCTGTCACCGATCTTCAGGAAAGCGATTGCTTCTACATTCAGCGCCCAATAGTCCGTGAGGCGCCGGTTGAATTCCATGCTCAACACTCGCGACTCAAGGTCCACGTCCTCAAAGACACCGATCGTGAAGTCAGTGCTTTGAACGTCGTTCAGCGCGTAACGTACGGCGAGAAAAAGATCGTTCTGGAAGACATTGGTCGCGTTTTGCCCGCGCTCGTCATAGTTCCATTCGGCCAAGACGCTGAGATCGGCGGGCGAATCCCAGACGGAGTAAAATGCGTATTCACCGCCAACAACGAAGGCGCCGTAGTCCTCCTCCTGCTGGCAGAACAGGTTGCGAAAACCCGTGCGTCTGATCGCCTCGAGCTTCAGAAGCCAGGCATCGATGGTGATCTGCGAATCGATCCCGAACTGGCGAATTTGCTCATAGTGTTGTGTCAGTTGGGCAGTCGGAACCGGGGTAGGGCAGATCGAGGGCTCGCGGCTGGTCCCGTCGAATGCGCTCAAACCGATATCGACGGAGCCGAAGCTCTGGGTGTAGCGGACGGCCAGATCGAGATTCCACTCGCCTGCCGAACTTTCATAGGAAATGTGCTCGTCATCGATGACGAACAGTCCTCGCATTCGACCTGCCGGCCCGGGAAAAGTCCGCGCCCGATGATAGGTAAGACCGAATAACTCCAGCACCCCCCACTCACCCGACCATGTGAGATGGGCCATGGGCTGACCCAGTTTGGTTTCTTCATTCGGGTGCTCAACGAGATCCACCTGATTGACGATGTCGACCAAGTGCCGGGATTCGGCGACGCCCCAAAACACTTGATCGATGCCGACCCGAATTTCCCATTCGCTGTTGCCGGCCTCACCAAAGACGAGAGCAAAGGCCTCACGCAGGTCTGCGTGCGTGCGACGCGGATCGGTGCTGTCGTAACGAAAGAACGGCGCGACCGTAACGCTCCTGCCATCTGCATCTTCGACGTACAGCTTGGGATGAAAGACCAGGCCAGTCGAGTGGGAAGCCTGGCCCGGAAACACCGCCGATTCAGGGAACTCTCGGCTCTCTAGGCTGATTCGCCCCGAAACCTCCTCATAGACAAAGTCGGTTTCTGCCCGAACTTCTGCCGAAACCAGAACGACGCTTGCGCAAGCCGCGCTCAGGGCGCCGCCGCGCAGAAACGATGAGGATCGCATCAACGCGCCCGTCTCAGGCTTGTTTGCGTGAAGTCGCCGTCGTCCAGCCCTGTCTGGAACTCATAGTCGGACCAGTTCAGTACGGTGCTCTTGCCGGTCAGGTGGTTCATCATGGTCATGGTCCCTGCGAACCAGTACTGGTCCAGGTACTGCTGGTAGTCCGTTATCTCAAGCGTCTTCAAGTGCTCGTCCTTGCGGTCGTAGTACTCCACTTTCCAGATACGGAACGCATCATGGTCGTGCCAAACGACCTGGCGGCTGTAACCGGACCCCTTCTCCACCGGGGTCCGTTCGGTGACCGAACATGTCAATTCGCCGCAGGCCTCGTCACGCAGGTACATGTACGTAAATTTTTCCACCGCCTGGGCGGTCATGTCCTCGTAGGCGAACTCGCTGCCCATGAACGATCCGGATCGATTCGACGAACTGATTCGTTTCACCCGCTTCAGCGCCGGGAGGTAGAGCCACTGGTCGTCGGGCTCGGTCCGGTGCGCATGGACGAGGAACGCCGTCCCCTTCACGTCACGCGGCTGGTCGAACACGAACATGCTTCGATCGCCGTCGTCGTCGACTTCGAGGATCTTGATGCGCACATCGCGCCGGCTTTCCTGGCCGTGCCGATTGCGCAACACCATGGTCTGCCGCGCCGTGAAGTCCCCAAAGCCTGTCCCCCGCTCGCGGGCTTCCAGGGCAATCTGCAAGCCCGCCTCCTCCGGCGCATGTGAGTCCGCTATCGCCGTTGAAGGAGCGGCAAACCATGCCGAAAGCACGAGAACTGCAGCCAGCAGAAGGCAGCCGGGCTGCATGGAATGTGATCGGTCAGTCATGATCGTTTCCCCTGCCGGACGCCAGCCGATGCCGACGCTGGCATGGCGCCGGCGCCATGTCGGCCGGCCTCCCGGCCGCCGCCGCAATCATAGGCGATGTCCGATTTGGCTGCGTGACCGCGAGGTTGCGTACGCCGCCGACGGAGCGGATCCGGGCAGCTTCCGGTCCCCAGGCGCTCACTGACCCGTCGTGTCGGCAGGGATCCCTCTGCCGGTTCGGATGCTCGGCGCCTGAGGCTTGCTTCAGGTCCGCACGGCCGCACGTGCACCCGGCGGAACTCGATTCAGCCCGCCAAGATGCATGGAATCCGTCGATCGCGCGGTTGCTGCCCGCAAAGAGAGAGCCGGTGCGTGAAGGTCGCTGGGGCGCCCACCGGCGTGTAAGTGCGAAGTCTACGCCGACCGCTTCATTCGTCGTCGTCGCTGCCAAACCAGTCGAAGATGTCCAGCCATTCGAGCAGGCCGCCACCCTCGCTCTCGTCTTCGGTTTCCGTTGCCTCGGCCACGGGCGGGACCTCCTCGGCCGCAGGCTCTGCGGCGGGTGGGGCCTCTTCGGCTGCTGCCTCCGCGACGGGCTGGACCGCTTCAACTTCGTCGTCGTCACCGAACCAGTCGAAGACATCAAGGAAGCCCAGCAAGCCTCCGCTTTCTTCTTCTTCTGCCGCCTTCAGAGCCTGATCACGCTCCAGAAGCTGCCGGATCTCCGGATCCACGTCGTGGGCGGCGGCGGCCTCAAGGACGGCCGCCTCGCCCCTGGAGGCGGGGGCCTCGACCGCTTCTCGGGAGGTCAGGGTTTCGCCCGGTTCCAGCCCGGCCTGGGCAACGGTCAACGGGGGCCTAAGCTCGAGATTCGGAGGAACGGCAAGGGGGTCCTGACGGATGACCCGGAGCGGATTTGGCGAGATTTTGCCAATTCCCAACGTGCCTTGGATCCGCTCGCACCCGGCCAATGCGACGGACAACCCCAAGAGCAGGAGGATGGCAGGGTTCAGGCGCATGTTCCGGTATCAGCGACCGCGGCGGAGCGCCCGGAGCCTAGCAATGGCCCGCTGGAGCGGCAACGCGTGGGCAATCACACAGAACGCTCCGATGGTGATTGCCATGTCCGCAACATTGAAGGCAGGCCAATGATAATCCGACACGTGCACATCGATGAAGTCAACCACGCTGCCGCGTGCCAGCCGGCATATGGCATTGCCGATCGCACCGCTGGCAATCAGGATCAGACCGGCTGCGTACAGTCGTTCCTTTGCGCGCGCCTGCATGACAAGAAGCGCTACCGCGATGACCGCCGCAAACCCCGCCAACGCCCATTGCTGCGTAGTTCCGCCGTTGCCCAAGAAGCCGAAGCCGACGCCGAAATTCCGGACATGCACCAAGTTGAGCAGCGCACCCAATC comes from the Rhodospirillales bacterium genome and includes:
- the hpnC gene encoding squalene synthase HpnC produces the protein METPSGKTAGDENFPVGSWLLPPRLRPHIATFYAYARAIDDVADNPDLKPDDKIRRLDGFADALCGANTSNPALQKAHDIRRSLSATQVTHQHCLDLISAFKQDAVKSRYDDWDDLIDYCNRSAAPVGRYLVDLHHESSSTYPASDALCNALQVINHLQDCGDDYRNLNRVYIPQDWMTAANVDVSALADRRATEALKGVLDRCLDATDQLLVLADRLPSQLRDVRFAMETATIVAIAKKLSLELRKRDPLAERVVLTKAQFVGCGVLGVSHAVYQRFPRWLSAAATRPSSVD
- a CDS encoding polyprenyl synthetase family protein; its protein translation is MLAAFGEQLEAVLDSLVSASGNAERLYQAMRYALLGGGKYLRPYIVDASAGIFEVSQTASLRTGAAVEMIHAYSLVHDDLPAMDDDDLRRGRATCHRAFDEATAILAGDALLTLAFQTLAEPETHSDGQVRAALVASLADCAGGRGMVGGQMMDLESEHATVGVDAVFDIMRLKTGALLTFSAMAGAILGQADDRARQALRGFGSDLGLAFQMKDDLLDVEGDEASLGKRAAKDAAAGKATLVSLLGVEGARREARRTSEAALAHLDCFGPRADRLRSVAVFVLTRDH
- a CDS encoding outer membrane lipoprotein-sorting protein, yielding MTDRSHSMQPGCLLLAAVLVLSAWFAAPSTAIADSHAPEEAGLQIALEARERGTGFGDFTARQTMVLRNRHGQESRRDVRIKILEVDDDGDRSMFVFDQPRDVKGTAFLVHAHRTEPDDQWLYLPALKRVKRISSSNRSGSFMGSEFAYEDMTAQAVEKFTYMYLRDEACGELTCSVTERTPVEKGSGYSRQVVWHDHDAFRIWKVEYYDRKDEHLKTLEITDYQQYLDQYWFAGTMTMMNHLTGKSTVLNWSDYEFQTGLDDGDFTQTSLRRAR
- a CDS encoding DUF3035 domain-containing protein codes for the protein MRLNPAILLLLGLSVALAGCERIQGTLGIGKISPNPLRVIRQDPLAVPPNLELRPPLTVAQAGLEPGETLTSREAVEAPASRGEAAVLEAAAAHDVDPEIRQLLERDQALKAAEEEESGGLLGFLDVFDWFGDDDEVEAVQPVAEAAAEEAPPAAEPAAEEVPPVAEATETEDESEGGGLLEWLDIFDWFGSDDDE
- the lspA gene encoding signal peptidase II gives rise to the protein MSSGAARFGVFLAILAADQITKALVTTYLAAPVEPIRLGALLNLVHVRNFGVGFGFLGNGGTTQQWALAGFAAVIAVALLVMQARAKERLYAAGLILIASGAIGNAICRLARGSVVDFIDVHVSDYHWPAFNVADMAITIGAFCVIAHALPLQRAIARLRALRRGR